The following coding sequences are from one Streptomyces sp. NBC_01485 window:
- a CDS encoding M15 family metallopeptidase — MTRLSSAARGVVAVLVVLAALLTVPPASAAARAHTDPEVPTDFVALRTVDPTILEEMRYITQHNFVGEPIDGYQQPICILTRPAAEALHKAQAKLLPQGYTLKVYDCYRPQRAVNHFVRWAENLNDQSMKGEFYPNVDKSRLFDDGYIAEKSGHSRGSTMDLTLVRLPSAPTRPYVPGEALAPCHAPQQQRFPDNSVDMGTGFDCFDTLAHTLDPRIQGEQRANRLLLKGTLEDLGFVNLAEEWWHFTFKPEPYPDTYFDFPVSAECLSMGR; from the coding sequence ATGACACGACTCTCCAGCGCAGCACGCGGTGTCGTCGCCGTACTCGTCGTACTCGCCGCCCTGCTGACCGTGCCCCCGGCCTCCGCCGCCGCGCGGGCGCACACCGACCCCGAGGTCCCGACGGACTTCGTGGCCCTGAGAACCGTGGACCCGACGATCCTCGAGGAGATGCGCTACATCACCCAGCACAACTTCGTCGGCGAGCCCATCGACGGCTACCAGCAGCCGATCTGCATCCTCACCCGGCCGGCCGCCGAAGCGCTGCACAAGGCCCAGGCGAAACTGCTTCCCCAGGGATACACACTCAAGGTGTACGACTGCTACCGGCCCCAGCGCGCCGTGAACCACTTCGTCCGCTGGGCCGAGAACCTGAACGACCAGTCGATGAAGGGGGAGTTCTACCCGAACGTCGACAAGTCCCGTCTCTTCGATGACGGTTACATCGCCGAGAAGTCCGGCCACAGCCGCGGTTCGACCATGGACCTCACCCTGGTGAGACTCCCGTCCGCGCCGACCAGGCCCTACGTCCCCGGCGAGGCTCTCGCCCCCTGCCACGCGCCGCAACAGCAGCGCTTCCCCGACAACTCCGTCGACATGGGAACGGGGTTCGACTGTTTCGACACCCTCGCGCACACCCTCGACCCACGCATCCAGGGCGAGCAGCGCGCCAACAGGCTGCTCCTCAAGGGCACCCTGGAAGACCTCGGCTTCGTGAACCTCGCCGAGGAGTGGTGGCACTTCACCTTCAAGCCCGAGCCCTACCCGGACACCTACTTCGACTTCCCCGTGTCCGCCGAGTGCCTCTCCATGGGGCGGTGA
- a CDS encoding Zn-ribbon domain-containing OB-fold protein encodes MVAGWFTGSGDDFRLLGTRCSACGSVFFPREDTHCRNPGCGGGGLEEIPLSRRGRVWSYTDSRYRPPSPYVTDRELPWEPYALIAVELESERIVVLGQAVPGVTVADLTVGMEVEVVPGVLDEGAETTWTTWRWRPTGVTG; translated from the coding sequence GTGGTCGCCGGGTGGTTCACCGGGAGCGGAGACGACTTCAGACTGCTGGGGACGCGCTGCTCGGCATGCGGGTCGGTCTTCTTCCCGCGCGAGGACACGCACTGCCGGAATCCGGGCTGTGGGGGCGGTGGCCTGGAGGAGATCCCGCTCTCGCGACGCGGGCGTGTCTGGTCCTACACGGACAGCCGGTACCGCCCTCCGTCACCCTATGTGACCGATCGGGAACTTCCGTGGGAGCCGTACGCGTTGATCGCAGTGGAGCTGGAGTCCGAGCGGATCGTGGTGCTGGGACAGGCGGTTCCCGGGGTCACCGTCGCCGATCTGACGGTGGGCATGGAGGTGGAGGTCGTCCCGGGCGTGCTCGACGAGGGCGCGGAGACGACCTGGACGACCTGGCGATGGCGGCCGACGGGGGTGACGGGATGA